The following are from one region of the Simiduia agarivorans SA1 = DSM 21679 genome:
- a CDS encoding ATP-binding protein, with translation MHPLTLLILSACFTAPAHASESNSMDTLLWILGVLSALQALMIGLLQKSRLKYKAARKALKRAKDELESRVQERTDSLRDINSQLSDTLARREIAEDLLKETQDYLHSIINSMPSVLIGVSRSGHITLWNAAAERQIGVSSRVALGKIITEIYEDLPISLSLVEAAIDQQLPQTLENLKQGQGSQATYSDITVYPLVANAAGGAVIRIDDVTLRVRVENMMIQNEKMLSLGELAAGMAHEINNPLAAILSNIQNVQRRTDMTLKASLDIAAEMALDPEKFSAYWQRRELPKLLAHVREAGERASRIVNNMLEFSRSHHRDHTATHIPTLLDNSLELAINSMQLDMGDEITLPRIEKHYQTNLPSLTCSAVEIQQVILNLLRNAFQAFTHADYGAPSNPTIAIHAETDGDWFLLRFVDNGPGMPEDVRRHIFEPFYTTKDVGQGTGLGLSVSYFIITEHHGGSIHVDSTPGEGTEFSIRLPVG, from the coding sequence TTGCACCCCCTTACCCTGCTGATTCTGAGCGCCTGCTTCACGGCTCCGGCGCACGCCAGCGAAAGTAACTCCATGGACACACTGCTATGGATTTTGGGCGTCCTTTCCGCACTGCAGGCACTCATGATCGGGCTGTTGCAAAAAAGCCGGCTCAAGTACAAAGCAGCACGCAAAGCACTGAAACGTGCAAAAGACGAATTGGAAAGCCGGGTACAAGAACGAACTGATTCCCTGCGCGACATCAACTCACAATTAAGCGATACCCTCGCCCGTCGCGAAATCGCAGAGGACCTCCTCAAGGAAACCCAGGACTACTTGCATTCGATAATCAATTCCATGCCTTCCGTTCTGATAGGTGTGAGTCGCTCGGGCCACATCACACTGTGGAATGCCGCTGCCGAGCGCCAGATAGGCGTTTCTTCGCGAGTCGCACTCGGCAAAATCATTACCGAAATCTATGAAGACCTGCCGATCAGTCTAAGCCTGGTAGAAGCCGCAATTGACCAGCAATTGCCGCAAACCCTCGAAAACCTCAAGCAAGGCCAGGGCAGCCAGGCCACCTACTCGGACATTACCGTTTACCCTCTGGTGGCCAATGCCGCGGGTGGCGCCGTTATCCGTATAGACGACGTCACTCTGCGCGTAAGAGTGGAAAACATGATGATTCAAAATGAGAAGATGTTGTCACTCGGCGAGCTTGCGGCCGGCATGGCCCACGAAATCAACAACCCGCTGGCCGCCATTCTGAGCAACATCCAGAACGTACAACGCCGAACCGACATGACTCTGAAGGCCAGCTTGGACATTGCCGCAGAAATGGCGTTGGATCCGGAAAAGTTTTCAGCCTACTGGCAACGCAGGGAACTGCCGAAACTATTGGCCCATGTACGGGAGGCCGGCGAGCGCGCATCGCGCATTGTCAACAACATGCTGGAGTTCTCCCGCTCACACCATCGGGATCACACCGCGACCCACATTCCCACCCTGCTGGATAACTCGCTCGAACTCGCCATCAACAGTATGCAGTTGGACATGGGCGATGAAATCACCTTGCCAAGAATTGAAAAACATTATCAGACCAACCTCCCATCACTGACCTGCTCCGCGGTAGAGATCCAGCAAGTCATCCTGAATTTGCTGCGTAACGCATTCCAGGCGTTCACCCATGCGGACTATGGTGCGCCCAGCAACCCCACGATCGCCATCCACGCAGAAACTGACGGAGACTGGTTTTTGTTGAGGTTTGTCGATAATGGCCCTGGCATGCCCGAAGACGTGCGCCGGCATATATTCGAACCCTTTTACACCACCAAAGACGTTGGCCAAGGCACGGGGCTGGGTTTATCGGTCTCTTATTTTATTATTACAGAACATCACGGAGGCAGTATTCACGTAGACTCCACCCCTGGGGAGGGTACAGAGTTTTCCATCCGGCTACCGGTTGGTTAA
- a CDS encoding 1-aminocyclopropane-1-carboxylate deaminase/D-cysteine desulfhydrase, with translation MPPLSAVADGVPCELLNWSVARAAGVEIFVRRDDLLPAWGQGNKFYKLYYNLQALPSDAVCVSFGGPYSNHLHALALVAQKMCVHSVGIVRGYAGKSLTPTLADAQAAGMQLVFVSRRDYARYSAPQVDAGRHAWCQDKIGIRDRPLHIIPEGGANAEGLCGAQVLAERILAQPIVGPGRALHALWLAVGTGTTLAGLVNGIGGDARVQQVVGVPVIGPHPEQGYHPLSESIKDRCGINSRWRLETGFSLGGYAKTTPEYLAFLQDFYRETGVQLDHVYTGKLFWALRSGLISGSIERGTRLLAMHTGGLQGLRGLQGQ, from the coding sequence TTGCCTCCGTTGTCGGCGGTGGCCGACGGTGTTCCGTGTGAATTGCTGAATTGGTCTGTGGCTCGCGCCGCCGGTGTCGAGATATTTGTGCGACGCGACGATCTGTTGCCGGCCTGGGGGCAGGGCAACAAATTCTACAAGTTGTATTACAACCTGCAGGCGCTGCCCAGCGATGCGGTCTGCGTCAGCTTTGGCGGCCCATACTCCAATCATTTGCACGCACTGGCGCTGGTTGCGCAGAAAATGTGTGTGCACTCGGTGGGCATTGTCCGTGGGTATGCCGGTAAATCCCTGACCCCAACGCTGGCGGATGCGCAGGCGGCGGGTATGCAGCTGGTGTTTGTTTCGCGTCGGGATTACGCACGTTACAGTGCGCCGCAAGTGGATGCTGGGCGACATGCCTGGTGCCAGGATAAGATCGGGATCAGAGATCGCCCTTTGCATATCATTCCAGAAGGGGGGGCTAATGCCGAGGGGTTGTGTGGTGCGCAGGTGTTGGCAGAGCGCATTCTGGCGCAACCCATAGTGGGCCCCGGACGCGCGCTGCATGCATTGTGGTTAGCTGTCGGCACGGGCACGACCTTGGCCGGACTGGTGAACGGCATAGGGGGCGATGCACGAGTGCAACAGGTGGTGGGTGTTCCGGTGATCGGGCCGCATCCGGAGCAGGGTTATCATCCGCTTTCAGAGAGCATTAAAGACCGCTGTGGTATCAACAGCCGCTGGCGACTCGAGACGGGATTCAGTTTGGGCGGTTACGCCAAAACCACCCCGGAATACCTTGCATTTTTGCAGGATTTCTATCGGGAAACTGGTGTGCAGCTCGATCATGTATATACTGGGAAACTGTTTTGGGCACTCCGGTCCGGACTGATATCGGGTTCGATTGAGCGCGGCACGCGTTTGCTGGCAATGCACACGGGGGGGTTGCAGGGCTTACGGGGGCTGCAGGGGCAATAG
- a CDS encoding cyclic nucleotide-binding domain-containing protein, which produces MNTGAALDFGWVKTLVPLKSMGDPHLLELLQHCPVQAVFKGQRLFEAGSYDRQHIYLLHGDVEYRWNDGRTELVKGRATLFPLMHEQPRPCTATALTDCSVLRINSEQLDKLLTWSQVAEYLQIDVAYQPELDEDADWMLTVLRSNLFFKVPPTNIGDIFSRLKPETVDAGQVILRQGEVGDRCYFIKEGQAQVLRSPDGVQKPQPIADIGPGRCFGEDALVHETVRNATVKMTSDGVLMVMSKPDFIHLLKEPEVNSLPLSALETATGDATLIDVRTDEEYSRGHLPAAVNIPVSLLRLKTRQLVKDHTYLLYCDTGRRSHAATHLLQKLGYKVSYLQRGVGQDLALWRSLSEETGDYILRDGVSQRSA; this is translated from the coding sequence ATGAATACAGGTGCAGCACTGGATTTTGGATGGGTGAAAACCCTGGTGCCATTGAAGTCCATGGGTGACCCCCATTTGCTTGAGTTGCTTCAGCATTGTCCTGTACAGGCTGTATTCAAAGGGCAGCGTCTGTTTGAAGCGGGTAGTTACGATCGTCAGCACATTTATTTGTTACACGGCGATGTTGAATATCGTTGGAATGATGGCCGGACAGAGCTGGTAAAAGGTCGGGCGACACTGTTTCCATTAATGCATGAACAACCCAGACCTTGCACGGCGACCGCGCTGACGGATTGCTCTGTGTTGCGAATCAATAGTGAGCAGCTGGATAAGCTGCTGACCTGGAGTCAGGTCGCAGAATACCTGCAGATCGATGTGGCGTATCAGCCCGAACTCGATGAAGATGCTGATTGGATGCTGACTGTGCTCAGATCCAATTTGTTTTTTAAGGTCCCTCCCACCAATATCGGTGATATTTTTTCTCGCCTCAAACCGGAAACGGTGGATGCAGGGCAGGTCATTCTGCGTCAGGGAGAGGTCGGTGACCGTTGTTATTTCATCAAAGAGGGGCAGGCGCAGGTGCTGCGCTCACCCGACGGTGTGCAAAAGCCGCAACCCATTGCAGATATCGGTCCGGGGCGTTGCTTTGGTGAGGATGCCTTGGTGCATGAAACAGTGCGCAATGCCACGGTGAAAATGACCTCGGACGGCGTGCTCATGGTTATGTCCAAACCAGATTTTATCCACCTGTTAAAAGAGCCCGAGGTCAATTCATTGCCCCTGTCGGCATTAGAGACGGCAACGGGCGATGCCACCTTGATCGATGTGCGCACAGACGAAGAGTACAGTCGCGGGCATTTGCCGGCAGCGGTTAATATTCCTGTCAGTTTGCTGCGCCTGAAAACCCGGCAGTTGGTCAAAGATCACACCTATCTATTGTACTGTGACACTGGCCGCCGCTCCCATGCCGCGACCCACCTGTTGCAAAAACTCGGCTACAAGGTCAGTTATTTGCAGCGGGGAGTGGGGCAGGATTTGGCTTTGTGGCGTTCGCTTTCAGAGGAAACGGGCGACTATATTTTGCGGGATGGGGTTTCTCAGCGCTCGGCGTGA
- a CDS encoding DUF1853 family protein — protein sequence MRDLHWCRTSEPLVGQRPCASPTSDEALIARVEAIWRQRTSHRLGHYYEMLWQVLIESHQSTTLLACDFQLNRQGKTLGALDFLLWDSASKRYTHLEVAIKFYLLAGSASNPMDWIGPNAKDRLGRKLDHMRHAQSRLLAHADTRALLNQDLITPPYPALTQDNLDARIMMQGWLFTPALNAQPHHHTHTGHWCRLSELAALAAQLPEQLLWLPKFYWIAGAPETKFDAAGHAKGKIPETPVVIDKSSIADWHRAHPRAHLYEYSTASGQQRLFIVPDSWPELEGY from the coding sequence ATGCGCGATCTGCATTGGTGCAGAACCAGCGAACCGCTGGTTGGGCAACGCCCCTGTGCGTCGCCGACGTCCGATGAAGCGTTAATCGCGCGGGTCGAGGCGATCTGGCGCCAGCGCACCAGCCATCGACTGGGACACTACTACGAAATGCTGTGGCAGGTGCTGATCGAATCCCATCAATCCACCACGTTACTCGCCTGTGACTTTCAATTGAACCGCCAGGGCAAAACCCTTGGCGCGCTGGACTTTTTGCTCTGGGATAGCGCAAGCAAACGCTATACACATCTGGAGGTGGCCATAAAATTCTATCTGTTGGCCGGTTCTGCCAGCAATCCCATGGATTGGATCGGCCCGAACGCCAAGGATCGACTGGGCCGAAAGCTGGATCACATGCGGCATGCTCAATCCCGGCTACTTGCCCATGCAGACACGCGGGCACTGCTGAACCAGGATCTGATCACCCCGCCGTATCCGGCACTCACACAAGACAATCTGGATGCACGCATCATGATGCAGGGCTGGTTGTTCACTCCCGCCCTGAATGCACAACCGCACCATCACACCCATACGGGCCACTGGTGCCGTCTGTCAGAGCTGGCGGCATTGGCCGCACAACTGCCTGAGCAACTGCTTTGGCTGCCTAAGTTCTATTGGATAGCCGGCGCACCGGAGACGAAATTCGATGCCGCCGGGCATGCGAAGGGAAAGATACCGGAAACGCCAGTCGTCATAGACAAATCAAGCATTGCCGATTGGCATCGCGCGCACCCGCGCGCGCACTTGTATGAGTACAGTACCGCCAGCGGCCAGCAACGGTTGTTTATAGTACCTGACAGCTGGCCCGAACTCGAAGGTTATTGA
- a CDS encoding NAD(+) kinase — MAEFSTIGLIGRLGGDRAVYTLKRLIKFLERENKHVLLDDSLSRVLPDHACESVSREQLGQRADLVIVVGGDGSLLGAARSLARYKVPVLGVNRGRLGFLTDISPDDIDEKVSEVLAGKFMMESRFLLDMAVTRNGKPVGQGDALNDVVLHPGQFIRMIEFELYIDGQFVYSQRSDGLIVSTPTGSTAYALSGGGPIMHPRLEAIVLVPMNPHTLSSRPIVVDGNSEIKILIGDHNTTSPHVTCDGQTHVVAEPGDEIHIHKKPHRLQLIHPLNHNFYETCRTKLGWGSHLVD, encoded by the coding sequence ATGGCGGAATTTTCCACAATCGGACTCATCGGTCGTTTAGGCGGCGATAGGGCGGTATATACGTTAAAGCGCCTGATTAAATTTCTCGAGCGCGAAAACAAGCATGTGCTACTCGACGATAGCCTGAGCCGGGTCCTGCCCGATCACGCCTGTGAATCGGTGTCCCGCGAGCAGTTGGGCCAGCGTGCCGACCTGGTGATTGTGGTGGGCGGTGATGGCAGCTTGCTTGGCGCTGCGCGTTCGTTGGCGCGCTACAAGGTACCGGTTCTGGGTGTAAACCGCGGTCGTTTGGGGTTTCTCACCGACATCTCCCCCGACGATATCGACGAAAAAGTCTCTGAAGTGCTGGCCGGCAAGTTCATGATGGAGTCGCGTTTTTTGCTGGATATGGCGGTGACCCGCAACGGTAAACCGGTAGGTCAGGGCGACGCGTTGAATGACGTGGTGCTGCATCCCGGGCAGTTTATCCGCATGATCGAATTTGAGCTGTATATCGATGGTCAATTTGTGTACAGCCAGCGTTCCGATGGTCTGATTGTGTCCACGCCAACCGGCAGCACAGCCTATGCACTCAGCGGCGGGGGGCCCATCATGCACCCCCGGTTAGAAGCCATTGTTCTGGTGCCCATGAACCCCCACACATTATCCAGCAGGCCGATCGTGGTCGATGGCAATAGCGAAATTAAAATTTTGATTGGCGATCACAATACCACGTCACCGCATGTCACCTGTGACGGCCAAACGCATGTGGTTGCCGAACCGGGTGATGAAATTCATATCCACAAAAAACCACATCGGTTGCAATTGATTCATCCGCTCAACCACAACTTTTACGAAACCTGTAGAACTAAACTGGGATGGGGTAGCCACCTGGTGGATTAA
- a CDS encoding metallophosphoesterase — translation MAEVCVQSPQGYDIIGDVHGCADALVRLLDKLGYHEINGVFCHPHRQAIFAGDILDRGPGIREALAIVKRMCDAGYARMIMGNHEFDAIGYHTKAPADSGRNYLREHTERHTRLIAETLAQFEDHPQEWQDYLAWFKSLPLFIEHPNFRVVHAYWDQPLIDEMITRYGGPCINDDFIAATADQTSFEWRCISRLTRGADLPLPEGHAMVSAEGFERRSFRARFWGRKPKTYGELAFQPDPLPEHIASQPLEPNDDFQLVRYGRNERPLFVGHYWLSGRPAPVTDNLACLDYSAVKYGRLVAYSFDNETQLDANKYTWVHVDNP, via the coding sequence ATGGCAGAGGTCTGTGTCCAGAGCCCGCAGGGCTACGATATTATCGGTGATGTGCACGGTTGCGCAGATGCGCTGGTGCGCCTGCTGGATAAGCTCGGCTATCACGAAATAAACGGCGTATTCTGTCATCCCCATCGTCAGGCTATTTTCGCGGGCGATATTCTCGATCGCGGTCCCGGTATTCGTGAGGCCTTGGCCATCGTAAAGCGTATGTGCGATGCAGGTTATGCGCGCATGATAATGGGTAATCATGAATTTGACGCGATCGGTTATCACACCAAGGCGCCGGCCGACTCCGGTCGTAATTATCTACGGGAACACACTGAACGACATACGCGCCTGATTGCAGAAACGCTGGCCCAATTCGAAGATCATCCGCAAGAATGGCAGGATTATCTGGCGTGGTTTAAATCCCTGCCGCTTTTTATCGAGCATCCGAATTTCCGTGTAGTGCACGCCTATTGGGATCAGCCCTTGATCGATGAAATGATCACGCGTTACGGCGGGCCCTGCATAAATGATGATTTTATTGCCGCTACGGCCGATCAGACCTCATTTGAATGGCGCTGTATTTCGCGCCTCACCCGGGGTGCGGATCTACCGCTGCCCGAGGGCCACGCTATGGTCAGCGCAGAAGGATTCGAGCGTCGCTCGTTTAGGGCCAGATTCTGGGGCAGGAAACCCAAAACCTATGGAGAGCTGGCGTTTCAACCCGATCCTTTGCCAGAGCACATCGCCAGTCAGCCTCTGGAGCCTAACGATGATTTTCAATTGGTCCGTTACGGGCGCAATGAACGCCCGCTGTTTGTTGGCCATTACTGGCTGTCTGGCAGGCCGGCACCGGTGACGGATAATCTGGCCTGCCTTGATTACAGCGCCGTTAAATACGGTCGTCTGGTGGCTTATTCCTTCGACAATGAAACCCAGCTGGATGCCAATAAATACACTTGGGTCCACGTGGACAATCCCTAG
- a CDS encoding rhomboid family intramembrane serine protease — protein sequence MNWYPAKRFALQQDLRPYLQAFQRRGFQVHVTEDAGDQVLWLNQPVTEDELNEVLRTAEPHYTPPETERRRGVSPLTIARLLRGQPLTLLLILCSVLGALPTAWDGGWSLVRILSFTDIGASQGRLYFSDLTSVLRQGEWWRLLTPMFLHFGVLHVLFNSLWVWELGRRIERMQSWRRLLLVVTVTSLGANLLQYALSGPSLFGGMSGVVYGLVGYIALWQRLEGQHSFNVSPALLGFMLLFLVLGFTGTVDIFIDGAVANGAHLGGLLSGVGLAATLLLIKRIVLTRKGSER from the coding sequence GTGAATTGGTATCCCGCTAAGCGGTTTGCATTGCAGCAGGATCTGCGGCCTTATTTGCAGGCCTTTCAACGCCGTGGATTTCAGGTGCACGTCACCGAAGACGCCGGAGATCAGGTTTTGTGGTTAAACCAGCCCGTGACTGAAGATGAACTGAATGAGGTGTTGCGCACCGCTGAGCCACATTACACCCCACCTGAAACCGAACGCCGACGTGGTGTGTCGCCTCTGACTATTGCCAGGCTCTTGCGAGGTCAGCCGCTCACATTGTTACTCATTCTTTGCAGTGTTTTGGGTGCGCTTCCGACCGCGTGGGACGGAGGCTGGAGTCTGGTGCGGATTCTGAGTTTCACCGATATCGGAGCATCACAAGGCAGGTTGTATTTTTCCGATCTGACCAGTGTATTGCGCCAAGGCGAGTGGTGGCGGCTGCTTACGCCGATGTTTTTACATTTTGGTGTGTTGCATGTGCTGTTCAACAGCTTGTGGGTTTGGGAATTGGGTCGCCGTATAGAGCGAATGCAATCGTGGCGCCGGTTGCTGTTAGTGGTTACCGTCACCTCCCTGGGCGCTAATCTGCTGCAGTATGCGCTCTCCGGTCCTTCGCTTTTTGGTGGCATGTCGGGCGTGGTGTATGGGCTGGTGGGTTACATCGCACTTTGGCAACGGCTTGAAGGTCAACACAGCTTCAATGTCAGTCCGGCGCTTCTGGGATTTATGCTGTTGTTTCTGGTGCTTGGTTTTACCGGTACGGTGGATATTTTTATTGATGGCGCCGTAGCCAATGGCGCACATTTGGGCGGGCTCTTGTCCGGTGTGGGTTTGGCGGCGACTCTTCTCCTGATTAAACGAATAGTGCTAACGCGTAAAGGTAGCGAACGATGA
- a CDS encoding YeaC family protein: MNYEQLLDSLTPEIYQNLKRAVELGKWPDGRVLSADQKETCMQAIIAYEHKHLPPEQHTGYIPPKNHDHCGGEGDVAEPEAEKPLTWKH; this comes from the coding sequence ATGAATTATGAGCAATTGTTGGATTCACTGACGCCCGAGATTTACCAGAATCTCAAACGGGCGGTTGAGCTGGGCAAGTGGCCGGATGGCCGGGTGTTGAGTGCAGACCAAAAAGAGACGTGCATGCAGGCCATCATCGCGTACGAGCATAAACACCTGCCTCCCGAGCAACACACGGGCTACATCCCGCCAAAGAACCATGATCATTGTGGTGGCGAAGGTGATGTCGCTGAGCCCGAGGCCGAAAAACCGTTAACCTGGAAACATTGA
- a CDS encoding DUF2797 domain-containing protein, with product MEVKLKGCIEKMRAELSSDGKVSYFFRLSAGELPMADLLGKSIQLEFSGQIACIHCGAGTNKSFSQGYCFTCFNQLAQCDRCIMSPELCHFHAGTCREPDWAQTFCMTDHLVYLANASGVKVGITRINQIPTRWIDQGAIEAVPLYRVATRQLSGLVEAAAKTHVADKTNWRLMLKNAQPDTCLKTAAADLQAKLMPAVQTLQSQYGLQAVQAVRNPDSVSLSYPVLQYPDKVSTLNPEKTPLVSGRLEGIRGQYLLLDSGVINIRKFSGYELALSVGA from the coding sequence ATGGAAGTAAAGCTGAAAGGCTGCATTGAAAAAATGCGGGCTGAATTATCGAGCGATGGCAAGGTCAGCTATTTTTTTCGTTTGTCCGCAGGCGAGTTACCGATGGCCGATCTGTTGGGTAAGTCAATACAGCTGGAATTCAGCGGGCAGATAGCCTGTATTCATTGCGGTGCCGGCACCAATAAGAGCTTCAGTCAGGGCTACTGCTTTACCTGTTTTAATCAATTGGCTCAATGCGACCGCTGTATAATGAGCCCCGAGTTGTGCCACTTTCATGCCGGTACCTGCAGGGAGCCGGATTGGGCCCAGACATTTTGTATGACCGATCATTTGGTTTATCTCGCAAACGCGTCCGGGGTGAAAGTGGGTATTACCCGGATCAATCAGATTCCCACCCGCTGGATTGATCAGGGGGCCATTGAGGCTGTGCCGCTGTACCGCGTGGCTACACGGCAACTCTCCGGCTTGGTTGAGGCCGCTGCCAAAACCCACGTGGCAGATAAAACCAACTGGCGGCTCATGTTGAAAAACGCCCAGCCGGACACCTGTTTAAAGACTGCGGCCGCAGACTTGCAGGCAAAGCTGATGCCGGCGGTGCAAACCTTACAAAGCCAGTATGGGTTGCAGGCGGTACAGGCCGTACGTAATCCAGACAGTGTTTCCCTGAGTTATCCGGTGTTGCAATACCCGGACAAAGTGTCGACCCTGAATCCGGAAAAAACACCGTTGGTGAGCGGCCGACTGGAGGGTATCAGGGGGCAGTACCTATTACTGGATTCAGGTGTTATCAATATCCGAAAATTTTCCGGCTACGAGCTGGCATTGAGTGTAGGGGCCTAA